CAGTGTCACTGGACCAGAGCAGAGCAAGGCCACCCCTACGTCCCCTACTAGGAACAATAAGTCCATTTGAAAAACCCAGCTTGTACTTAACTTTCTCCATATGCCtgctaatcaattttttctccGAGAGGAAGACGAGTTTGGGATTCCAGCGCCGCAAATAATCACGGAGCGCAAAAACTGTCCGGGGGTTCCCAATTCCCCGGCAGTTCCAGCATAGGGAATTCATTGCTCCCGGCGGTGCTGCTCAGCAGTCACCGTCGATCTCTCAATGTTATTTTGTGCTTCAGTTTGACATGACTCACGTTGTTTCTTCTGGGGCTTGTTTATGTTCTCTGCTAGAAACTCACACGTTGCTGCTCTTTTGGAACCTGAGAGCCTAATTGGACTTTGTTCATTAAGATTAGTGTTTTGAGTTCCCCTTCCTTGGGCTCTAGCAATCCTTTTAATGTTTCTTCTTTTCGGGCTTAAAGAAATGTTGCTGGACTCACTAATAGGTGTGGGACTGTTAATGGGCTTCTTTGAATTTGAAGTGGTGTGGTGGGCTCACTTGCATAGGAGGAATTGTTAATGGATTTCTTTGGGCTGGTTGGTTTATGGGCTTCTAATGCATGCTTATAACAGCCCACGGCAGAAGGCATGGCTTCTGTTTCCTTTCCTGCCTCTACCGGCATTTGGGAGTCACGTGAAAGCTTTTCTAGAGAGGGTGCAGGGCTCAAGGAACGTACCGTGTTGTCGCTTCCCTGTTTTTCCGCTAACAGTGTGTCTAACGTGTAGCCTTGGTCCTGGTTCATGTTATTGGAGCTCGTGTGATTTGACTGGGCTGATGAGAGCCCCATCTTCTCCGATCCCATGCTCGCCGGACTGGTGTTCATCGAAAAAAACCGATTACTAAGGTCCTCATCCATTCGTTCTTCATGCCCACTATTGCTCGcagctttttgtttttccaaacCTCCCCTGGCTCCATTGTTTGCACAAAGCCAATCTCCATATTGTCTGCTGCATTCAGACCTGTCTTGAGAACTAGAGCAGTGCTTTTCATCATGACCCAATATTccacaaagaaagcaaaagttTGGGAGCCTTTCATATTTGAAAGTGACCCAATGTTTGTCTCCTTCCATGTTTACAATGTTTCCACCCCTTCGAAGAGGCTTGTCAATGGGGATGTCCACTCGTATTCGCAAAAATTTTGCTTGTTCCGACAACCAAGAACGTCTATCTTATTCAATATATTTGCCCAACTTGCTGCCAAGATCCTTTCCAACTTCCTCTGTCATACTTTCAAATGGAAGACCCCAAACTTGGATCCAGAGAGGAGAGTGAGTGAAAGAGATGTTTGTTACTGATAAACCTTTCCTCCATCTGCAAAGGAGCAGGAGGTTATTGTCGAAATTCCAGGGACCATTTCTCTCAACCCATTCTAGTTGATAACTTAAGCTAAATTTgaactgaaaaatattttttcctacaTCAACGATCCGTAAATCCGAACCCATCTTCCAAactgatctaagagttgatttAAAAGCTCTCATGTTTTGGTTTCTGTCAGCTAGAAGCCGGCCAAACAGACTTAGCTTGAACTCTTCTAAGAGGTTTGAGCTGCTAGCGGTTGATAtggagatttcttcttcttcctctttagtAAGTTGGAGATGCTGCAATccatcaataacaacttgttcCATCTCAATGGCTGTGAAATATCAAGCCCCAAGGGCTACTAGAGACCTAGGCTGGACCCGTATCAGATGAGGGAGTGAGAGACTCGTGCTAGAGCGAGAGAGAGGAGCTCCTACTGAGGGAGAGCTTGAAATAAGCTCTATCTCTCCATCTTAATTCCTGAaagataatttattaaattactTTTGACTTTTTCCATTTGTACCggtccttttttttaataataagatagaattggtccttttttttctaagtaagctatttaatttttttttttttttttggctatgttCTCGTAAGTTTTTTGtttacgctctgtttgtttcgctGGAAAACCTtttgtaaagatagttttccacattttccagtgtttggtagcacaaaaaaaacctggtcaatggaaaactatctttggtcaacggaaaactctaataaaaataaggcttattttctataagctgttttccaaaatatttttttggaaaacaatctttctttcatgcattgcatctcctataaatattatcttcgtCTATAGCCatgggaaacataattttttggcgtcttctctctctcatggtaagttttctcactttttctctcttctctttgctttttctctcctcacacccTCACCGTCACTAACTCTAGTCTCTCCTCTTTCCATAGATCTCTCTCTTTAACTGTCTCTCTTATCTCTTTTTTCCATGTTTCTCTTCCCCTCTATAACACAATTCtcttattagatttttttttacttcactGATTGATCAATAGCTCCGACTTGCAAAGGAGAACAAATTTTCAGcagtaattatttcattcctctctaccaaaatcccaattttttgctttgaatttcaagctcgattttcttttttctctaagaaattttcgaTTTGATAGATTCCAGGCAgaagttacttctttttcgtacataaagtgcaaaaataaataaataaataataataataatagaagaagaagaagaaagaatgaaacaagtaaaatatgaaaattttaaacatagtacctatattgctctaaattgcttttacttgGGACAATCTTTACCGTtgattaataatattgttatataatgaatgataattgtttaggagaattgcatttgttgacaaatacattttttgttgGTAGATACTATATAGTGATGATATATTATGCAgtacattatgtaaatacataattttgaGTAATATTGAAGACTTGTGGTTGACCATAGTAGACAAATGgttgatatgtgtgtgtgtgtgtacgtaCGTTACTgtctatatatatgagcaagatgagtggtagagatcatgaaatttgacaactaattaattttgattgtatctattgtcaaaattttagattaattagtatgaaaaccaaattcattcttggttttttatttataatgattacattagttagtttacataatataaatgttttaaattatacaagaaatattaaaaaaaaaattgcataccaaacaccagaaaacattctcaagcgcattttcaaggtcgttaccaaacactggaaaataagacagttttctagaaaatgctttttggaaaatgaacaattttccagaaaacgttaatgctgaaacaaacagagtgtTAATGATAGATATCATAATCAAATCTAAATATCTGAAATCCAACGTTCAGGTTCTACAGAGAAAGAGTCAAAGACTTCACGGCTTATAATAGATCTCACATCCATCTGAGCCTGTAGCTCTTAAATattgtttgttttattaattCTAGAGGCTGCATAATTTCGAAAGTTGCTGATGTTTCTGAAATCTCTACAATGATTATATAAGGGTTCACGACACAAAGGTATTGCAAATGAATGACGGCAAACTGGTCCAACAGTGGTAGAGATTGGAATTGCAATGTTATTTAATTGTAGCCCCATCATATATAAATCTGATTgcataatctaaaattaatacatgaaaagaagatctaaaagttaagttttgtaaaaattaaaacctagcttatcttcttttccct
This genomic stretch from Quercus lobata isolate SW786 chromosome 3, ValleyOak3.0 Primary Assembly, whole genome shotgun sequence harbors:
- the LOC115980765 gene encoding uncharacterized protein LOC115980765, with protein sequence MEQVVIDGLQHLQLTKEEEEEISISTASSSNLLEEFKLSLFGRLLADRNQNMRAFKSTLRSVWKMGSDLRIVDVGKNIFQFKFSLSYQLEWVERNGPWNFDNNLLLLCRWRKGLSVTNISFTHSPLWIQVWGLPFESMTEEVGKDLGSKLGKYIE